In Tsuneonella amylolytica, one genomic interval encodes:
- a CDS encoding MotA/TolQ/ExbB proton channel family protein, with protein sequence MYIELLAAAANGTAAPANQFGFIEAMEQGGVIAWSIFAILVIMSVGSFYILITKWIEQQKIMNQYKQVRTNFWRANSLREGAGKLDKNSAWRQLVDDGLSAEESHGKMTDAMEAHDWLHGSLARSEASINAKLAGGLPFLATVGATAPFVGLLGTVIGIYRALINIGLAGSASIDKVAGPVGEALIMTAIGLLVAVPAVLAYNWLQARNKRIAELLSGFSTDVLANINSRGAVRPAVMTATSTQQAGKAAATAPASRPAAGTTTTTTTKA encoded by the coding sequence ATGTACATTGAACTTCTCGCTGCGGCGGCAAACGGCACGGCCGCTCCGGCCAACCAATTCGGCTTCATCGAAGCGATGGAACAGGGCGGCGTGATCGCCTGGTCGATTTTCGCCATTCTCGTCATCATGTCGGTCGGCTCGTTCTACATCCTCATCACCAAGTGGATCGAACAGCAGAAGATCATGAACCAGTACAAGCAGGTTCGCACGAACTTCTGGCGCGCCAACTCGCTGCGCGAAGGCGCCGGCAAGCTCGACAAGAACAGCGCCTGGCGCCAGCTCGTCGACGACGGTCTGTCGGCCGAGGAATCGCACGGCAAGATGACCGACGCCATGGAAGCGCACGACTGGCTCCACGGCTCGCTCGCCCGTTCGGAAGCGTCGATCAACGCCAAGCTCGCGGGCGGCCTGCCGTTCCTCGCGACCGTGGGTGCGACCGCTCCGTTCGTCGGCCTGCTCGGCACGGTTATCGGCATCTACCGCGCGCTTATCAACATCGGCCTTGCCGGTTCGGCCTCGATCGACAAGGTCGCCGGCCCGGTCGGCGAAGCGCTCATCATGACCGCGATCGGCCTTCTCGTGGCGGTGCCCGCGGTGCTCGCCTACAACTGGCTGCAGGCGCGTAACAAGCGCATCGCCGAGCTGCTCTCGGGCTTCTCGACCGACGTGCTGGCCAACATCAACTCGCGCGGTGCGGTGCGCCCCGCGGTGATGACCGCCACCTCGACGCAGCAGGCCGGCAAGGCCGCCGCAACCGCCCCGGCCTCGCGTCCGGCCGCCGGTACCACGACGACGACCACGACGAAGGCCTGA
- a CDS encoding energy transducer TonB yields the protein MAYADQQMSSNRIIAIVIVALIHVAIGYALVTGLAYSAIKKAVERVTTVDIEEPPPPPEDEPPPPEQPKEVAPPPPVAPPPPINIAPAPPPIQTQPTIPPPAPPVLRVPPPAPVAPPPPPPAPPPPPPPPAVAKPATVRGSPGSWLSDSDYRSSWINSEYSGTVSFALRVGANGQVESCNVTGGSAPQPLKDATCSLIQRRARFNPATDTTGAKVGSNYSNTVRWQIPE from the coding sequence ATGGCCTACGCTGACCAACAGATGAGTTCCAATCGCATTATCGCGATTGTCATCGTTGCCCTGATTCACGTCGCCATCGGATACGCGCTCGTGACGGGGCTCGCCTACTCGGCGATCAAAAAAGCCGTCGAACGCGTAACGACGGTGGACATCGAGGAGCCGCCGCCGCCGCCCGAGGACGAGCCGCCGCCGCCCGAGCAGCCGAAGGAAGTGGCGCCGCCGCCTCCGGTCGCGCCGCCGCCGCCGATCAACATTGCGCCGGCACCGCCGCCGATCCAGACCCAGCCGACGATCCCGCCGCCCGCACCGCCGGTGCTGCGCGTGCCGCCGCCGGCCCCCGTCGCGCCGCCCCCGCCGCCGCCGGCACCCCCGCCGCCCCCGCCGCCTCCGGCCGTCGCGAAGCCCGCGACCGTTCGCGGCAGCCCCGGCAGCTGGCTGTCGGATTCGGACTACCGCTCGTCGTGGATCAACTCCGAATACTCGGGCACGGTCAGTTTCGCGCTCCGCGTCGGAGCCAATGGACAGGTCGAATCGTGCAACGTGACAGGCGGCAGCGCGCCGCAGCCGCTGAAGGATGCGACATGCTCGCTCATTCAGCGCCGCGCCCGCTTCAATCCGGCCACGGACACGACCGGCGCCAAGGTCGGCAGCAATTACAGCAACACGGTGCGGTGGCAGATTCCGGAGTAA
- a CDS encoding homoserine dehydrogenase: protein MSAPLRVALAGVGTVGAGVVRLLDTNAALVEARAGRPIEVVAVSARDRSKDRGIDLGRFAWCDDMTAMAARDDVDAVVELVGGADGPALTLARNTLAGRKALVTANKAMIAHHGLALAEAAERAGVPLRFEAAVAGGIPVIKGLREGAAANALTRVQGILNGTCNFILSTMEDTGRDFADVLAEAQARGFAEADPTLDIEGIDAGHKLAILAALAFGIRLDLATVACDGIARVRAADIARARDLGFVIRLVGEADVEATGAGAPRLLQRVRPCLVPQDHPLAHVDGPTNAVVAEGNFSGRLLFQGAGAGDGPTASAVVADLIDIARGMESRAGTGCPFSVPVADLVAADPADAGARTGRSYIRFTVADRTGVLAEITAAMRDAGVSIESFIQHGQPDSHGNVLVAMVTHEGPERCVDKATELLDGSPSLTARPLVMPILEA from the coding sequence ATGAGCGCGCCGCTTCGCGTGGCGCTGGCGGGCGTGGGGACCGTGGGGGCGGGCGTCGTTCGTCTGCTCGATACCAACGCCGCGCTCGTCGAGGCGCGGGCCGGCCGGCCGATCGAGGTGGTGGCGGTGAGCGCGCGCGATCGGTCGAAGGATCGCGGCATCGATCTCGGCCGCTTCGCCTGGTGCGACGACATGACCGCGATGGCCGCCCGCGACGACGTCGACGCCGTGGTCGAGCTGGTCGGCGGTGCGGACGGTCCGGCGCTGACGCTCGCGCGCAACACGCTGGCGGGGCGCAAGGCTCTCGTGACCGCGAACAAGGCGATGATCGCGCACCACGGGCTCGCGTTGGCCGAGGCCGCCGAGCGCGCCGGCGTCCCCCTCAGGTTCGAGGCCGCGGTGGCGGGCGGTATCCCGGTCATCAAGGGCCTGCGCGAAGGGGCTGCGGCAAACGCGCTCACCCGCGTGCAGGGCATTCTCAACGGCACTTGCAACTTCATCCTTTCGACGATGGAGGACACGGGCCGCGATTTTGCCGACGTGCTGGCCGAAGCGCAGGCGAGGGGGTTCGCCGAAGCCGACCCCACGCTCGACATCGAAGGCATCGATGCAGGCCACAAGCTGGCGATCCTTGCCGCGCTGGCGTTCGGCATCCGGCTCGACCTCGCCACCGTGGCCTGCGACGGCATCGCTCGGGTGCGTGCGGCCGACATCGCGCGTGCCCGCGATCTGGGCTTCGTCATCCGGCTGGTGGGCGAGGCCGACGTGGAGGCGACCGGCGCGGGGGCGCCCCGGCTGCTCCAGCGCGTGCGCCCGTGCCTCGTCCCGCAGGATCATCCGCTCGCCCATGTCGACGGGCCGACCAATGCGGTCGTCGCGGAAGGCAATTTCTCAGGCCGGTTGCTGTTTCAGGGAGCGGGCGCGGGCGACGGGCCGACGGCGAGCGCGGTGGTCGCCGACCTCATCGACATCGCGCGCGGCATGGAGAGCAGGGCGGGCACGGGCTGTCCGTTCTCGGTCCCGGTCGCCGATCTCGTCGCGGCCGATCCCGCCGATGCGGGCGCGCGCACCGGGCGCAGCTACATCCGCTTCACCGTGGCAGACCGCACCGGCGTGCTGGCCGAGATTACCGCCGCGATGCGCGATGCGGGGGTCTCGATCGAAAGCTTCATCCAGCACGGCCAGCCCGACTCGCACGGCAACGTGCTGGTGGCGATGGTCACACACGAGGGGCCCGAACGGTGCGTCGACAAGGCGACCGAGTTGCTTGACGGATCGCCCAGCCTGACCGCGCGGCCGCTGGTCATGCCTATCCTGGAGGCGTGA
- the glpX gene encoding class II fructose-bisphosphatase translates to MNNPSSSPHSSKGQPQPSSVLDRVLVLELVRVTEAAAIAASTLIGRGDEKAADAAAVEAMRKAFDTLEIDGTVVIGEGERDEAPMLYIGEKVGGAPGRGPKIDIALDPLEGTTITAKAGPNALAVLAAAEHGCLLNAPDTYMDKLAIGPGYPEGVIDLAKSPTENVRAVAAAKGVEPADIIVCVLDRPRHADLIAELRGIGCGVVLIGDGDVAGVIATTDPDTTIDMYMGSGGAPEGVLAAAALRCVGGQFNGRLVFRNDDEKARARKWGIPDSDFGRIYKLEELAKGDCIFAATGVTSGSLLDGVKRLRGGKMTTESVVMRASSGTVRWIKGEHRTG, encoded by the coding sequence ATGAACAACCCGTCTTCGTCCCCCCATTCGTCCAAGGGCCAACCCCAGCCGTCGAGCGTGCTCGACCGTGTCCTCGTGCTCGAACTGGTCCGCGTGACCGAAGCCGCCGCGATCGCGGCGAGCACCCTCATCGGGCGCGGCGACGAGAAGGCCGCCGACGCCGCAGCGGTCGAGGCGATGCGCAAGGCCTTCGATACCCTCGAGATCGACGGCACCGTCGTCATCGGCGAGGGCGAGCGTGACGAGGCCCCCATGCTCTACATCGGCGAAAAGGTCGGCGGCGCGCCGGGCCGCGGGCCGAAGATCGACATCGCGCTCGATCCGCTCGAAGGCACCACGATCACCGCCAAGGCCGGGCCCAACGCGCTGGCCGTTCTGGCCGCGGCGGAACATGGCTGCCTGCTCAACGCGCCCGATACCTACATGGACAAGCTCGCCATCGGGCCGGGCTACCCCGAGGGCGTGATCGACCTCGCCAAGTCGCCCACCGAGAACGTGCGGGCGGTCGCCGCGGCCAAGGGCGTGGAGCCGGCCGACATCATCGTCTGCGTGCTCGACCGGCCGCGCCATGCCGATCTCATCGCCGAACTGCGCGGGATCGGCTGCGGCGTGGTGCTGATCGGCGACGGCGACGTGGCGGGCGTGATCGCCACCACCGATCCCGACACCACGATCGACATGTACATGGGTTCGGGCGGCGCGCCCGAGGGCGTGCTGGCGGCGGCCGCGCTGCGCTGCGTCGGCGGCCAGTTCAACGGCCGGCTCGTCTTCCGCAACGACGACGAGAAGGCCCGCGCCCGCAAGTGGGGCATCCCCGACAGCGACTTCGGCCGCATCTACAAGCTGGAGGAACTGGCCAAGGGCGACTGCATCTTCGCCGCCACCGGCGTCACCAGCGGATCGCTGCTCGACGGCGTGAAGCGCCTGCGCGGGGGCAAGATGACCACCGAGAGCGTGGTGATGCGCGCGTCGTCGGGCACGGTGCGGTGGATCAAGGGCGAGCACCGGACGGGCTGA
- a CDS encoding ribose-phosphate pyrophosphokinase, which yields MKIMSGNANLPLARAIAGYLEMPLVDAGVRRFADEEIFVEIHENVRGEDLFIVQSTSFPANDNLMELLISIDACKRASAKRITAVIPYFGYARQDRKPGPRTPISAKLVANLITEAGADRVLAVDLHAGQIQGFFDIPTDNLFAAPTMAADIQARYGSRDLMVVSPDVGGVVRARALAKRLDNVPLAIVDKRRDKPGSSEVMNIIGEVSGMHCILIDDIIDSGGTLCNAAQALLDDGAASVTAYITHGVLSGGAVARVDGSALEELVITDTIRATDSVTDSNRIRTLTIAPLIGEAVRRIADESSVSSLFD from the coding sequence ATGAAGATCATGTCCGGCAACGCCAACCTGCCGCTCGCCCGTGCGATCGCGGGGTATCTCGAGATGCCGCTGGTCGATGCCGGGGTGCGCCGCTTCGCCGACGAGGAGATCTTCGTCGAGATTCATGAGAACGTGCGCGGCGAGGACCTGTTCATCGTCCAGTCGACGAGCTTCCCGGCCAACGACAACCTGATGGAGCTCCTCATCTCCATCGACGCGTGCAAGCGTGCCAGCGCCAAGCGGATCACGGCGGTGATCCCCTACTTCGGCTACGCCCGGCAGGACCGGAAGCCCGGCCCGCGCACGCCGATCAGTGCGAAACTCGTCGCCAACCTCATTACCGAGGCGGGCGCCGACCGGGTGCTCGCGGTCGATCTCCACGCCGGCCAGATCCAGGGCTTCTTCGACATCCCGACCGACAACCTGTTTGCCGCGCCGACGATGGCGGCGGACATCCAGGCGCGCTACGGCAGCCGCGACCTGATGGTCGTCTCGCCCGACGTTGGCGGCGTGGTGCGCGCCCGCGCGCTCGCCAAGCGGCTCGACAACGTGCCGCTCGCGATCGTCGACAAGCGCCGCGACAAGCCGGGTTCGTCCGAGGTGATGAACATCATCGGCGAAGTGAGCGGGATGCATTGCATCCTCATCGACGACATCATCGATTCGGGCGGCACCCTGTGCAACGCGGCGCAGGCGCTGCTCGACGATGGCGCCGCATCGGTCACCGCCTACATTACCCACGGCGTGCTGTCGGGCGGCGCGGTAGCGCGGGTCGACGGTTCCGCGCTGGAAGAACTCGTCATCACCGATACGATTCGCGCGACCGACTCGGTGACCGACAGCAACCGCATCCGCACGCTCACCATCGCCCCGCTGATCGGCGAGGCCGTGCGCCGCATCGCCGACGAAAGCTCGGTCAGCTCGCTGTTCGACTGA
- a CDS encoding inositol monophosphatase family protein: MSMDTDIALAHRLADAAGAAIRPFWRGEIGLEAKDDASPVTLADRAAEDAMRRILAAEAPRDGIVGEEFGNEREGASRTWVLDPIDGTVSFAAGRPIFGTLIALLRDGFPVLGVIDQPIGGERWVGAAGRPTTFNGAEVRTRPCRDLAQAVLASTGPQYFDDHSAEHFMALAAKSAHKRMIWGGDCYNYGLLASGQIDLVCESGLKLYDFAALVPVVEGAGGTMADWNGEPLHAASEGHVIALGDPARLDDVIEALACGH, encoded by the coding sequence ATGAGCATGGACACCGACATCGCCCTCGCGCACCGGCTCGCCGATGCGGCGGGGGCGGCGATCCGCCCGTTCTGGCGCGGGGAGATCGGGCTGGAGGCGAAGGACGATGCCTCGCCCGTCACGCTGGCAGACCGCGCGGCGGAAGACGCGATGCGCCGCATCCTCGCCGCCGAGGCGCCGCGCGACGGGATCGTGGGCGAGGAGTTCGGAAACGAGCGCGAGGGCGCGAGCCGGACTTGGGTGCTCGACCCCATCGACGGGACGGTCAGCTTCGCCGCGGGCCGCCCGATCTTCGGCACGCTCATCGCCCTCCTGCGCGACGGGTTTCCGGTGCTCGGCGTGATCGACCAGCCGATCGGCGGCGAACGCTGGGTCGGCGCGGCGGGGCGGCCCACCACCTTCAACGGCGCCGAGGTGCGCACCCGCCCCTGCCGCGACCTCGCCCAGGCGGTGCTCGCCAGCACCGGGCCGCAATATTTCGACGACCATTCGGCCGAGCACTTCATGGCGCTGGCGGCCAAGAGCGCGCACAAGCGGATGATCTGGGGCGGCGACTGCTACAATTACGGCCTTCTCGCGTCGGGCCAGATCGACCTTGTCTGCGAAAGCGGATTGAAGCTCTACGACTTCGCCGCGCTGGTCCCGGTGGTGGAGGGCGCGGGCGGGACGATGGCCGACTGGAACGGCGAACCGCTGCACGCCGCATCGGAAGGCCACGTCATCGCACTGGGCGATCCCGCCCGGCTGGACGACGTGATCGAGGCGCTCGCCTGCGGGCACTGA
- a CDS encoding sulfatase-like hydrolase/transferase: MATHAIEPPRTNGLRLPWARLLAWVPLAVTLAVAALELLLADRKFGLFTGGFGTSRAADTFGERVQFVAGYAAAMAIVGLAGWSLALRLTRGRAGWAPAFVFALLNGALFAGVLAAKYQLAAYFSDAMGFALMKQLGGGSLVDALLYSSSEIGLGLTALAALGIAAWIAAKFVARIVPADLPRPTGPSRRIRVAIVAAFLALAIAIPRGGGDAAYALQRTLAWGTLTGALDLATDFDRDGYGLFGIQHDGAPFDAARHPLALDVPGNGIDEDGYGGDLALVPLAAPLGPQLFTGRRPNVVVVVFESTRGDVLGKRLNGQPVAPHLEALAAAGAAAPAYSHVGFTTESLKSLFSGALAPHEGDPSLLRDLKASGYRIGVFSGQPEDFGGISKTVGMRDSADVYVDAETLRDKRAFDFAAQGSLLVDESHLLGAFDRTLGREDWAAKPHFAYFNFQSPHFPYDHPGVDRRLTDDPLPRGDITAANAARVRDTYWNAVANADRWLGELVARLKAMDVWNDTILIVTGDHGEELFEGGFLGHGHVIDAEQFRTLLAVNRPGMLPPGPIGLADYRAILAAAIRGGKPPAVTVPPFMHVGALASPTAIGLAEPGGRLTSLRLDTGEACFREQGRCATYASLGKADKARVDSVVARWGSERWRDHLRGKTAGH, translated from the coding sequence ATGGCTACCCATGCTATCGAACCGCCGCGGACGAACGGCCTGCGCCTGCCATGGGCGCGACTGCTCGCATGGGTGCCGCTCGCGGTGACGCTGGCCGTCGCTGCCCTCGAACTGTTGCTCGCCGATCGCAAGTTCGGCCTGTTCACCGGCGGTTTCGGGACGAGCCGCGCAGCCGATACTTTCGGCGAGCGGGTGCAGTTCGTCGCGGGGTATGCCGCTGCGATGGCAATCGTCGGGCTCGCCGGCTGGTCCCTCGCCCTCCGCCTGACCCGGGGGCGTGCCGGGTGGGCCCCCGCATTCGTCTTCGCGCTGCTGAACGGTGCGCTGTTCGCCGGCGTCCTTGCCGCGAAGTACCAGCTGGCGGCGTATTTCAGCGACGCGATGGGCTTTGCGCTGATGAAGCAGCTCGGCGGGGGAAGTCTCGTCGATGCGCTGCTTTACTCCTCGAGCGAGATCGGCCTCGGCCTGACGGCACTCGCGGCACTCGGGATCGCGGCGTGGATCGCGGCGAAATTCGTCGCGCGCATCGTTCCGGCGGACCTGCCGCGCCCGACCGGGCCGAGCCGGCGTATCCGGGTCGCGATCGTCGCCGCATTCCTTGCGCTCGCCATCGCGATTCCGCGCGGAGGGGGCGACGCGGCCTATGCCCTGCAGCGGACGCTGGCGTGGGGCACGCTGACCGGCGCGCTCGACCTCGCGACCGATTTCGACCGCGACGGATACGGGCTGTTCGGCATCCAGCACGACGGCGCGCCCTTCGACGCCGCGCGCCATCCACTGGCGCTCGACGTGCCGGGCAACGGGATCGACGAAGACGGCTACGGCGGGGACCTCGCGCTGGTTCCGCTGGCCGCCCCGCTCGGCCCGCAACTGTTCACCGGGCGGCGGCCCAACGTCGTGGTCGTGGTGTTCGAATCGACACGCGGGGACGTGCTCGGCAAGCGTTTGAACGGACAGCCTGTTGCGCCCCATCTCGAGGCGCTGGCTGCCGCGGGCGCCGCCGCGCCGGCCTACAGCCACGTCGGTTTCACGACGGAGAGCCTCAAGTCGCTGTTTTCCGGCGCGCTCGCCCCGCACGAGGGCGACCCCTCTCTTCTGCGCGATCTCAAGGCCAGCGGCTATCGCATCGGGGTGTTCTCGGGCCAGCCGGAGGACTTCGGCGGCATTTCGAAAACCGTCGGGATGCGGGACAGCGCCGATGTCTACGTCGATGCCGAGACGCTGCGCGACAAGCGCGCCTTCGACTTCGCCGCGCAAGGCAGCCTGCTCGTCGACGAGAGCCACCTGCTCGGTGCGTTCGACCGGACGCTGGGCCGCGAGGACTGGGCCGCGAAGCCGCATTTCGCCTACTTCAATTTCCAGTCGCCGCATTTCCCCTACGACCATCCCGGCGTCGATCGCCGGCTGACGGACGACCCGCTGCCGCGCGGCGACATTACCGCTGCCAATGCCGCCCGCGTTCGCGACACATACTGGAACGCGGTGGCGAATGCCGACCGCTGGCTGGGCGAACTCGTCGCCCGGCTGAAAGCCATGGACGTCTGGAACGACACGATCCTGATCGTCACCGGCGACCACGGGGAGGAGCTGTTCGAGGGCGGCTTCCTCGGCCACGGTCACGTAATCGATGCGGAGCAATTCCGCACCCTGCTCGCCGTGAACCGGCCCGGCATGCTGCCACCGGGCCCCATCGGGCTCGCCGATTACCGCGCGATCCTGGCGGCAGCTATCAGGGGCGGCAAGCCACCTGCGGTGACGGTGCCGCCCTTCATGCACGTCGGCGCGCTCGCCTCTCCGACGGCGATCGGGCTCGCCGAACCGGGCGGGCGGCTCACCAGTTTGCGCCTCGATACCGGCGAGGCCTGCTTCCGCGAACAGGGCCGCTGCGCGACTTACGCCTCGCTCGGCAAAGCGGACAAGGCGCGCGTCGATTCCGTGGTCGCACGCTGGGGGTCCGAACGTTGGCGCGACCATCTGCGCGGGAAAACCGCCGGGCACTAG
- a CDS encoding SDR family NAD(P)-dependent oxidoreductase has protein sequence MDKAIAITGGGAGIGRATALHFHGLGWRVAVLDTDADALAELADLLPKDRCLTVRCDVGKETQVKRAFERMGKWLGDDPLSVLVNNAGIADPYCGPLEDLALADWQRWIDASLTAAFLCSRAALPLLRRAEAASVVNVSSTRALMSEPETFAYAAAKGGLDALTHAMAVTLGPAVRVNAVLPGWIETGPWQKEAARTDPDHSKTAREQHPAGRVGRPEDIAKAIEWLAGAGFVTGQRIVVDGGMTVKMIYDA, from the coding sequence ATGGACAAGGCCATCGCAATCACCGGCGGCGGGGCGGGCATCGGCCGCGCGACCGCGCTCCACTTCCATGGTCTCGGCTGGCGGGTCGCCGTGCTCGACACCGATGCCGACGCGCTGGCCGAATTGGCGGACCTGCTGCCGAAGGACCGCTGCCTGACCGTGCGCTGCGACGTGGGCAAGGAAACGCAGGTGAAGCGCGCGTTCGAGCGGATGGGCAAGTGGCTAGGTGACGACCCGCTCTCGGTCCTCGTCAACAACGCCGGGATAGCGGACCCGTATTGCGGACCGCTTGAAGACCTCGCGCTTGCCGACTGGCAGCGGTGGATCGACGCGAGCCTGACTGCTGCGTTCCTGTGCAGCCGCGCGGCGCTGCCGCTGCTGCGGCGGGCCGAAGCCGCGAGCGTGGTTAACGTGTCGAGCACCCGTGCGCTGATGAGCGAGCCCGAGACCTTCGCCTATGCCGCCGCGAAGGGCGGGCTCGATGCGCTGACCCACGCGATGGCCGTGACCCTCGGCCCGGCGGTGCGCGTCAACGCCGTGCTGCCCGGCTGGATCGAGACCGGCCCATGGCAGAAGGAAGCCGCGCGCACCGATCCCGACCATTCGAAGACGGCGCGCGAGCAGCATCCGGCGGGCCGGGTGGGCCGTCCCGAGGATATCGCCAAGGCGATCGAATGGCTGGCCGGGGCGGGTTTCGTGACCGGGCAGCGGATCGTGGTGGACGGAGGAATGACCGTGAAGATGATCTACGACGCATGA
- a CDS encoding gamma-glutamylcyclotransferase family protein, with protein MRRPLFFYGVLIADIAPPRVQRLLAGIGPGRPATARGTLYAVDDPEGAHPAMTEGEGTVRGMLHEAGSVDLAGLDAFEGADYRRSPIVAECEGEAVAAEAYVWVSDTDGLEPIPDGDFARWLAGSGLAPIGH; from the coding sequence ATGAGGCGGCCCTTGTTCTTCTACGGCGTGCTGATCGCCGATATCGCCCCGCCGCGCGTGCAGCGCCTGCTCGCCGGTATCGGCCCCGGCCGCCCCGCGACCGCGCGCGGCACGCTGTATGCGGTCGACGATCCGGAAGGCGCGCACCCGGCGATGACCGAGGGCGAGGGCACGGTGCGCGGCATGCTGCACGAGGCTGGCTCGGTCGACCTTGCCGGGCTCGACGCATTCGAGGGCGCCGACTACCGGCGCTCGCCGATCGTCGCGGAGTGCGAGGGCGAGGCGGTCGCGGCCGAAGCGTATGTATGGGTTTCGGACACGGACGGGCTGGAGCCGATCCCCGACGGCGACTTCGCGCGCTGGCTGGCCGGCAGCGGCCTTGCCCCCATCGGGCACTGA
- the rpmI gene encoding 50S ribosomal protein L35 yields the protein MPKMKTKSGVKKRFKLTATGKVKHGVAGKRHRLISHNAKYIRQNRGTTVIADADARTIKKWAPYGLD from the coding sequence ATGCCCAAGATGAAGACCAAGAGCGGCGTCAAGAAGCGCTTCAAGCTCACCGCCACGGGCAAGGTCAAGCACGGTGTCGCCGGTAAGCGCCACCGCCTGATCAGCCACAACGCCAAGTACATCCGCCAGAACCGCGGGACCACCGTGATCGCCGACGCCGATGCGCGCACGATCAAGAAGTGGGCGCCCTACGGGCTCGATTGA
- the rplT gene encoding 50S ribosomal protein L20 produces MARVKRGVTTRAKHKRILDQAKGYRGRRKNTIRVARQAVEKAGQYAYRDRKVKKRSFRALWIQRINAAVRAEGLTYSQFMHGAKLAGIELDRKVMADIAMNEGAAFGAIIAQAKAALPN; encoded by the coding sequence ATGGCACGCGTCAAAAGGGGTGTAACCACCCGCGCCAAGCACAAGCGGATTCTCGACCAGGCCAAGGGCTATCGCGGTCGCCGCAAGAACACCATCCGCGTCGCGCGGCAGGCGGTCGAGAAGGCCGGCCAGTACGCCTATCGCGACCGCAAGGTGAAGAAGCGCAGCTTCCGCGCCCTGTGGATCCAGCGCATCAACGCGGCGGTCCGCGCCGAGGGCCTGACCTATTCGCAGTTCATGCACGGCGCGAAGCTCGCCGGTATCGAACTCGATCGCAAGGTCATGGCCGACATCGCGATGAACGAAGGCGCCGCCTTCGGTGCGATCATAGCGCAGGCGAAGGCCGCCCTGCCGAACTGA
- a CDS encoding helix-turn-helix domain-containing protein, whose protein sequence is MADLPRIGVHFFRLSEALQPYFTALYLTVVEAGDELVTDWLHPEWATMRFTEGPPPVASIGPGEMVPQWPFVAGGPTSMATHFSVGTSRVWGLGLQPAGWAKFIDTPADALANITVDGSTHPAFAPFAGILPIVLEAGASDAEKAAMIDAHLLRQADRPAVREAEIAACQELLRDPAIGEVSVLQDRLGMSAKSLERFCCRYFGFTPKLLLRRQRFNRSLAQYLLDPALKWIDALDAQYHDQAQFVREFRAFMGMTPSEYAALPHPILDPIIRQRMADAGALADKDGASDLPTIARYRRA, encoded by the coding sequence ATGGCCGACCTTCCGAGGATCGGCGTGCATTTCTTCCGTCTGTCGGAAGCATTGCAGCCGTATTTCACCGCGCTGTACCTGACGGTCGTCGAGGCCGGGGACGAACTCGTCACCGACTGGCTGCACCCGGAATGGGCGACCATGCGCTTTACCGAAGGTCCGCCGCCGGTCGCCAGCATCGGGCCCGGCGAAATGGTGCCGCAGTGGCCGTTCGTCGCGGGCGGGCCGACCAGCATGGCGACTCATTTCAGTGTAGGGACGAGCCGCGTCTGGGGGCTCGGCCTGCAACCGGCTGGCTGGGCGAAGTTCATCGATACGCCCGCCGACGCACTTGCCAACATCACGGTCGACGGCAGCACCCATCCCGCGTTCGCGCCGTTCGCGGGCATCCTGCCGATCGTCCTGGAGGCGGGCGCGTCGGACGCCGAAAAGGCCGCGATGATCGACGCGCACTTGCTGCGGCAGGCCGACCGGCCCGCGGTGCGCGAAGCCGAGATCGCGGCCTGCCAGGAACTGCTCCGCGATCCCGCGATCGGCGAGGTGTCGGTCCTGCAGGACCGCCTCGGTATGTCGGCCAAGTCGCTGGAGCGGTTCTGTTGCCGCTATTTCGGGTTCACGCCCAAGCTGCTGCTCCGCCGCCAGCGCTTCAACCGGAGCCTGGCGCAGTACTTGCTCGATCCGGCACTCAAGTGGATCGACGCGCTCGACGCGCAATACCACGATCAGGCGCAGTTTGTGCGGGAGTTCCGCGCCTTCATGGGCATGACCCCGAGCGAGTACGCCGCACTTCCGCACCCGATTCTCGATCCCATCATCCGCCAGCGCATGGCCGATGCCGGCGCGCTTGCAGACAAGGACGGCGCTTCTGACTTGCCGACCATCGCACGATACCGGCGGGCCTGA